The Actinomycetes bacterium genome includes a region encoding these proteins:
- a CDS encoding amino acid permease — MTATARSAAAPPWLDGSASPEALSADLDIPQSLGYRAKVKLLGPPLTREALKHERLSKRLALGVLSSDCISSSAYGTEEMLIALLPAFGLAAFTILLPLTGVVLAVLLIVTLSYRDVVSIYTQTGGSYVVARENFGPVVAQIAAVALMLDYIVTVAVQTAAGTAALASAVPSLNRWLLEISIVVVAILFYGNLRGIREAGRTFAFPTYFFAGSLLVVIVAGVIREIMGDLPHVPVASGAYPVGHGEAVLGMGAVYVLLRAFANGGSSLTGLEAVSNGVSVFKKPEGRNARKTLVAMSAILGTLVLGVSWLAHETHATPYVVGTPTVISQVTKAALGNSVVGHIGFFVVQLATMLILWTGANTPFSGFPFLASFVAGDRFLPRQLTRRGHRLAFSNGIIVLAGASLVLLIGTDAKVNNLVAFYAIGVFTGFTLAGLGMARYFSVRKQGKWRRKVALNTASGIVSAVVVVVFAVVKFTEGAWLVVILFPIGVLALIRLNRQYRREAQALSHLGPSTGRPAISRSTVVVLVDEVDLATLGAISYGRSLRPTELRAVHFVVDSAHAEELRKQWASQPAAREVPLYLIDCPDRRLARAALELAARESAAPGTEVTLLLPRRTYARFLGRILHDRTADDIARAVSRMPRVVATIVPFDVDGLISRKARAGLEAQELPHLPEPEPEPAEVPPAPEGITHIADLEWRSRATLEGQVRSVRVAPLSGAPSLEVEVWDATGGMTLVFYGRRSIAGLEPGARVRATGTVGSLHGCLAVSNPSYELVGDEEGSEQESVASGR; from the coding sequence ATGACCGCCACCGCCCGCAGCGCGGCCGCACCGCCGTGGCTGGACGGGTCAGCCTCGCCCGAGGCGCTCAGCGCCGACCTCGACATCCCCCAGAGTTTGGGCTACCGCGCGAAGGTCAAGCTGCTCGGGCCGCCGCTCACCCGTGAGGCGCTCAAGCACGAGCGTCTCAGCAAGCGGCTGGCCCTCGGCGTGCTGTCCTCCGACTGCATCTCCTCCTCGGCCTATGGCACGGAAGAGATGCTGATCGCGTTGCTGCCCGCCTTCGGGCTGGCCGCGTTCACGATCCTGCTCCCGCTCACCGGAGTCGTCCTCGCGGTCCTGCTCATCGTCACGCTGTCCTATCGCGACGTCGTGAGCATCTACACCCAGACCGGGGGGTCCTATGTCGTCGCGCGGGAGAACTTCGGCCCCGTCGTGGCCCAGATCGCCGCTGTCGCGTTGATGCTGGACTACATCGTCACCGTCGCCGTCCAGACCGCGGCGGGCACCGCCGCGCTCGCCTCGGCCGTACCGTCGCTGAACCGGTGGCTGCTGGAGATCTCGATCGTGGTCGTCGCCATCCTCTTCTACGGCAACCTGCGCGGGATCCGCGAGGCGGGGCGCACCTTCGCGTTCCCGACGTACTTCTTCGCCGGCAGCCTCCTCGTCGTGATCGTGGCGGGCGTCATCCGCGAGATCATGGGCGACCTGCCGCATGTCCCCGTCGCCTCGGGGGCCTATCCCGTCGGGCACGGCGAGGCGGTCCTCGGCATGGGTGCCGTGTACGTGCTCCTGCGTGCCTTCGCCAACGGCGGGTCCTCGCTCACCGGGCTCGAGGCGGTGTCCAACGGGGTGAGCGTCTTCAAGAAGCCCGAGGGCCGCAACGCCCGCAAGACCCTGGTGGCGATGAGCGCGATCCTCGGCACCCTCGTCCTCGGGGTCTCCTGGCTCGCGCACGAGACGCACGCCACGCCGTACGTCGTCGGGACGCCGACGGTCATCTCGCAGGTGACCAAGGCCGCGCTGGGGAACTCCGTGGTCGGGCACATCGGGTTCTTCGTCGTCCAGTTGGCCACGATGCTGATCCTGTGGACCGGGGCCAACACGCCCTTCAGTGGCTTCCCGTTCCTCGCCAGCTTCGTGGCCGGGGACCGCTTCCTGCCGCGGCAGCTGACCCGCCGCGGCCACCGGCTGGCCTTCTCGAACGGCATCATCGTGCTGGCCGGCGCGTCCCTGGTCCTGCTGATCGGCACGGACGCCAAGGTGAACAACCTGGTCGCCTTCTATGCCATCGGCGTCTTCACCGGCTTCACCCTCGCCGGCCTGGGCATGGCCCGCTACTTCTCGGTGCGCAAGCAGGGCAAGTGGCGGCGCAAGGTCGCGCTGAACACGGCGTCCGGCATCGTGTCCGCCGTCGTCGTGGTCGTGTTCGCGGTCGTGAAGTTCACCGAGGGCGCCTGGCTGGTCGTCATCCTGTTCCCCATCGGGGTCCTCGCCCTCATCCGCCTCAACCGCCAGTACCGACGTGAGGCCCAGGCGCTGTCCCATCTCGGCCCGTCGACCGGGCGGCCGGCGATCAGCCGCAGCACGGTCGTCGTCCTCGTCGACGAGGTGGACCTCGCCACGCTGGGCGCCATCAGCTACGGGCGCAGCCTTCGCCCGACGGAGCTGCGTGCCGTGCACTTCGTGGTCGACAGCGCGCACGCAGAGGAGCTCCGGAAACAGTGGGCCTCCCAGCCCGCGGCTCGCGAGGTTCCGCTCTACCTCATCGACTGCCCGGACCGCCGGTTGGCGCGGGCGGCGCTGGAGCTCGCGGCGAGGGAGTCCGCGGCGCCGGGGACGGAGGTGACGCTGCTGCTGCCGAGGCGCACGTACGCCCGCTTCCTCGGCCGGATCCTGCACGACCGGACCGCGGACGACATCGCGCGGGCGGTCAGCCGGATGCCGCGCGTGGTGGCGACGATCGTCCCCTTCGACGTCGACGGCCTGATCAGCCGCAAGGCTCGAGCGGGCCTCGAGGCCCAGGAGCTGCCCCACCTGCCGGAACCCGAGCCGGAACCCGCCGAGGTCCCGCCGGCGCCCGAGGGGATCACGCACATCGCCGACCTCGAGTGGCGTAGCCGGGCGACCCTCGAGGGCCAGGTCCGATCGGTTCGCGTGGCGCCCCTGTCCGGCGCGCCCTCGCTCGAGGTCGAGGTCTGGGACGCCACGGGCGGGATGACCCTGGTCTTCTACGGGCGTCGCTCTATAGCCGGTCTGGAACCGGGGGCCCGGGTCCGTGCTACCGGCACGGTGGGCTCGCTGCACGGATGCCTGGCGGTGTCCAACCCCAGCTACGAGCTGGTCGGCGACGAGGAGGGCTCGGAGCAGGAGTCGGTCGCGTCCGGCCGCTGA
- a CDS encoding FAD-linked oxidase C-terminal domain-containing protein has product MSALDPLRHALGADAVVTDPDVLETYRQDRALTPDAGWPLALLRPSSTDQVRTVMRWANDSGTPVVTRGAGTGLSGAAAAVDGCVVLSTARMQQLRIDTGDLIAVVGPGVVNSQLKAAAREHGLTYPPDPSSYEECTIGGNIATNAGGLCCVKYGVTRDYVLGLEVVLADGRVMALGGRTVKNVAGFDLLGLFVGSEGTLGVVTQATLRLRPLPPAPATLVASFGDLAAAGRAVSTIVRGATMSAVELMDQAAVQAVERYRPMGLDPGVECLLIAQSDSGLSDVVAAERVCEEHGADFTAVTDDRAEGEMFMAGRRAAIPALFEEGRLLVEDVAVPLSRIADLLSEVRRVARETDTTIATVGHAGDGNFHPLICFDPSDEDATKRAYQAFDEVMRAALALGGTITGEHGVGTLKKALFREQVDPVALGISRELKALLDPHGILNPGVVL; this is encoded by the coding sequence ATGAGCGCCCTCGACCCGCTGCGCCACGCCCTCGGAGCCGACGCGGTGGTGACCGACCCGGACGTCCTCGAGACCTACCGCCAGGACCGGGCACTGACCCCTGACGCCGGGTGGCCGCTGGCTCTCCTTCGTCCGAGCTCCACCGATCAGGTGCGGACGGTCATGCGCTGGGCGAACGACTCGGGCACCCCCGTGGTGACGCGGGGCGCGGGGACGGGGTTGTCCGGCGCGGCGGCCGCGGTCGACGGCTGCGTCGTCCTCTCGACGGCACGCATGCAGCAGCTGCGCATCGACACCGGGGACCTGATCGCGGTCGTCGGCCCGGGCGTCGTCAACTCCCAGCTCAAGGCCGCGGCCCGCGAGCACGGGCTGACCTATCCACCCGATCCCAGCTCCTACGAGGAGTGCACGATCGGCGGCAACATCGCGACCAACGCCGGCGGGCTTTGCTGCGTGAAGTACGGAGTCACGCGCGACTACGTGCTCGGGCTCGAGGTCGTGCTGGCCGACGGGCGGGTGATGGCCCTGGGGGGACGTACGGTCAAGAACGTCGCCGGCTTCGACTTGCTGGGCCTGTTCGTCGGCAGCGAGGGCACCCTCGGAGTCGTGACGCAGGCGACCCTTCGGCTGCGACCGCTGCCGCCCGCGCCGGCCACCCTCGTCGCCTCCTTCGGCGACCTGGCGGCCGCCGGCCGGGCCGTGAGCACGATCGTGCGCGGGGCGACCATGTCCGCCGTGGAGCTGATGGACCAGGCCGCGGTCCAGGCGGTGGAGCGGTACCGCCCGATGGGACTCGACCCCGGAGTCGAGTGCCTTCTCATCGCCCAGTCGGACTCGGGGCTGTCCGACGTCGTCGCCGCGGAGCGGGTGTGCGAGGAGCACGGAGCCGACTTCACCGCCGTCACCGACGACCGGGCCGAGGGCGAGATGTTCATGGCCGGGCGCCGCGCCGCGATCCCGGCGTTGTTCGAGGAGGGGCGCCTGCTCGTCGAGGACGTGGCCGTTCCGTTGTCGCGGATCGCCGACCTGCTCTCCGAGGTCCGGCGGGTGGCGCGCGAGACCGACACGACCATCGCCACCGTCGGCCACGCCGGAGACGGCAACTTCCACCCGCTCATCTGCTTCGACCCCTCGGACGAGGACGCGACCAAGCGGGCGTACCAGGCGTTCGACGAGGTCATGCGAGCGGCCCTCGCGCTGGGCGGCACGATCACCGGCGAACACGGCGTAGGCACGCTGAAGAAGGCGCTCTTCCGCGAGCAGGTCGACCCCGTCGCGCTGGGGATCTCGCGTGAGCTGAAGGCACTGCTCGATCCGCACGGGATCCTCAACCCGGGCGTGGTCCTGTGA
- a CDS encoding alpha-glucosidase, with protein MSEWWRSAVVYQIYPRSFADSDGDGIGDLRGIIGRLDYLSRLGVDVVWLSPVYPSPQDDNGYDISNYQDIDPAFGTLADFDELLAGLHSRGIKLVMDLVVNHTSDEHPWFVESRAAKHAPRRDWYWWRPPRGGLPPGSPGAEPTNWESFFSGHAWELDESSGDYYLHLFSRKQPDLNWENPEVRQAVHTMMRWWLDRGVDGFRMDVINLISKDPALPDGPTRPGRALGDATPYVVNGPRLHEYLREMRSEVFGGRPGDYLTVGETPGITVADGLAFTDPSRGEVDMVFQFEHVQLDQGETKWDVRPLDLRKLKACLGGWQEGLADVGWNSLYWDNHDQPRAVSRFGDDGEHRVRSAKLLATVLHLHRGTPYVYQGEELGMTNVPFAGIEDFRDIEALNHYRDAISAGEDPDQVLASLRAMGRDNARSPMQWDASQEAGFTTGTPWAPVNPNHTEINAAAQVDDPESVFTHYRRLIAMRHEDPVVVHGSFTMLVPDHDRLYAFTRAHEGAELLVLANFSAEPLDLAGLVDLAWLDATTVLANYPEPWHGPVLRAWEARVHRRA; from the coding sequence GTGAGCGAGTGGTGGCGTTCGGCCGTCGTCTACCAGATCTACCCGCGAAGCTTCGCGGACTCCGACGGCGACGGGATCGGGGACCTGCGCGGGATCATCGGCCGGCTCGACTACCTCAGCCGGCTCGGCGTCGACGTCGTGTGGCTCTCACCGGTCTATCCCTCTCCCCAGGACGACAACGGCTACGACATCAGCAACTACCAGGACATCGACCCGGCCTTCGGGACCCTGGCGGACTTCGACGAGCTGCTCGCCGGCCTGCACAGCCGTGGCATCAAGCTCGTCATGGACCTCGTGGTCAACCACACCTCCGACGAGCACCCGTGGTTCGTCGAGTCACGGGCGGCAAAGCACGCGCCGCGCCGGGACTGGTACTGGTGGCGGCCGCCTCGCGGCGGGCTGCCACCAGGCAGCCCCGGCGCCGAACCCACCAACTGGGAGTCGTTCTTCTCGGGACACGCGTGGGAGCTCGACGAGTCCAGTGGGGACTACTACCTGCACCTGTTCTCACGCAAGCAACCGGACCTCAACTGGGAGAACCCCGAGGTCCGCCAGGCGGTCCACACGATGATGCGGTGGTGGCTGGACCGCGGTGTCGACGGGTTCCGGATGGATGTCATCAACCTGATCTCGAAGGACCCGGCGCTGCCGGACGGCCCGACCCGTCCGGGACGAGCGCTGGGGGACGCCACGCCGTACGTCGTCAACGGGCCGAGGCTGCACGAGTACCTCCGCGAGATGCGCAGCGAGGTCTTCGGCGGCCGACCTGGTGACTACCTCACGGTGGGCGAGACCCCCGGGATCACCGTCGCCGACGGCCTGGCGTTCACCGACCCCTCGCGGGGCGAGGTGGACATGGTGTTCCAATTCGAGCACGTGCAGCTGGACCAGGGCGAGACCAAGTGGGACGTGCGGCCGCTCGATCTCCGGAAGCTGAAGGCCTGCCTGGGCGGGTGGCAGGAGGGTCTCGCCGACGTCGGGTGGAACAGTCTCTACTGGGACAACCACGACCAGCCGCGCGCGGTGTCGCGGTTCGGCGACGACGGGGAGCACCGCGTCCGCTCGGCGAAACTGCTCGCCACCGTGCTCCACCTGCACCGCGGGACGCCGTACGTCTACCAGGGCGAGGAGCTCGGCATGACCAACGTGCCCTTCGCCGGCATCGAGGACTTCCGCGACATCGAGGCGCTCAACCACTACCGGGATGCGATCTCGGCGGGCGAGGACCCCGACCAGGTCCTGGCCTCGCTTCGCGCCATGGGACGCGACAACGCCCGCAGCCCCATGCAGTGGGACGCCTCCCAGGAGGCCGGGTTCACCACGGGCACGCCGTGGGCGCCGGTCAACCCCAACCACACCGAGATCAACGCGGCGGCGCAGGTGGACGACCCGGAGTCGGTCTTCACCCACTACCGCCGGCTCATCGCGATGCGGCACGAGGACCCCGTGGTCGTGCACGGTTCCTTCACGATGCTGGTGCCGGACCACGACCGGCTCTACGCCTTCACCCGGGCGCACGAGGGGGCCGAGCTCCTCGTGCTGGCCAACTTCTCCGCCGAGCCGCTCGACCTGGCCGGTCTGGTCGACCTCGCCTGGCTCGACGCCACAACGGTCCTGGCGAACTACCCGGAGCCGTGGCACGGACCGGTTCTGCGGGCCTGGGAGGCGCGGGTGCACCGGCGAGCATGA
- a CDS encoding pyridoxamine 5'-phosphate oxidase family protein, which produces MSTGRVVEVLSREGCEELLSRAEIGRVVLTAQAMPTALPVNYAFDGKDIVFRTGSGTKLAAAKNGTVVAFEVDDFEPALRIGWSVVATGVATTVTDPVELAQVETLGIGTWVDSREGQYIRLHPEFLTGRRISLRHESASHDGHRRRPPEATNS; this is translated from the coding sequence GTGAGCACAGGTCGGGTCGTGGAGGTCCTGTCACGAGAGGGCTGCGAGGAGTTGCTGTCCCGGGCCGAGATCGGGCGGGTCGTGCTCACCGCGCAGGCCATGCCCACCGCCCTTCCGGTGAACTACGCCTTCGACGGCAAGGACATCGTGTTCCGTACCGGTTCGGGGACCAAGCTCGCGGCCGCGAAGAACGGCACGGTGGTCGCCTTCGAGGTCGACGACTTCGAGCCCGCGCTGCGCATCGGCTGGAGCGTGGTGGCGACCGGCGTGGCCACCACGGTCACCGACCCCGTCGAGCTCGCTCAGGTCGAGACCCTTGGCATCGGAACCTGGGTCGACTCGCGCGAGGGCCAGTACATCCGCCTGCACCCCGAGTTCCTCACGGGCCGGCGCATCTCGCTGCGCCACGAGAGCGCCTCGCACGACGGGCACCGGCGCCGGCCGCCCGAGGCCACGAACTCCTAG
- a CDS encoding dsRBD fold-containing protein, whose translation MSNRTHGAGGDSELPRHVSSWHIRVDVFEEGGRTTAHAVLTDDEGGTLETRGRAQLLDGMPNVPEIGDEVAVARSLRLLADRLLGLASDDVAGATGADSEPIDPTRPKT comes from the coding sequence ATGAGCAACCGAACCCATGGAGCTGGGGGCGACTCGGAGCTGCCACGTCACGTGAGTTCCTGGCACATCCGGGTTGACGTGTTCGAGGAGGGTGGCCGGACCACCGCGCACGCGGTGCTCACCGACGACGAAGGGGGCACCCTCGAGACGCGCGGGCGCGCGCAGCTCCTCGACGGCATGCCCAACGTCCCGGAGATCGGGGACGAGGTGGCGGTCGCGCGGTCCCTGCGCCTCCTGGCGGACCGGCTCCTCGGACTGGCTTCCGACGACGTCGCCGGCGCGACCGGCGCGGACTCGGAACCCATCGACCCGACCCGGCCCAAGACCTGA
- a CDS encoding universal stress protein, protein MSAPIVVGYDGSPSSTDALDWAATEASLRKRPLRIVHVASTPVGTVTGFGIYAAPDADLLVHIGEQTLAAAVQRVEEQHPEIETDGRLVVGQPSRGLLDNLTGAEMAVVGQRGLSEFKELLLGSTGFVLATHAHCPVVVVRPSTVAAGEEAGRVVVGVDGSESSMLALGFAFDEASVRQCGLTALHSWEATFYEVRGRGGPLTRQLVDEFQGDELRLLAESLAGWREKYPDVDVRQVLHHGEAVENLVAASAGASLLALGSRGRGGFRSLVLGSTSHALLHHAQCPVAVIPAAHS, encoded by the coding sequence ATGTCTGCGCCGATCGTCGTGGGATACGACGGGTCGCCCTCCAGCACGGACGCGCTGGACTGGGCAGCCACCGAAGCGAGCCTTCGCAAGCGTCCGCTGCGCATCGTGCACGTGGCGTCCACCCCGGTGGGGACGGTGACCGGGTTCGGCATCTACGCCGCGCCCGACGCCGACCTCCTGGTCCACATCGGCGAGCAGACCCTCGCCGCGGCTGTGCAGCGGGTCGAGGAGCAGCACCCCGAGATCGAGACCGACGGGCGCCTGGTCGTCGGCCAGCCGTCACGCGGGCTCCTGGACAACCTCACCGGCGCCGAGATGGCCGTGGTCGGGCAGCGCGGCCTCAGCGAGTTCAAGGAGCTCCTGCTGGGCTCGACGGGCTTCGTGCTGGCGACGCACGCCCACTGCCCCGTCGTCGTCGTGCGTCCCTCGACGGTCGCGGCCGGCGAGGAGGCGGGCCGCGTCGTCGTCGGCGTCGACGGCTCGGAGTCCTCGATGCTCGCGCTGGGCTTCGCCTTCGACGAGGCATCGGTGCGCCAGTGCGGGCTCACCGCCCTCCACTCGTGGGAGGCGACGTTCTATGAGGTCCGGGGCCGTGGCGGCCCGCTCACCCGGCAGCTGGTGGATGAGTTCCAGGGCGACGAGCTGCGGCTGCTGGCGGAGAGCCTCGCCGGGTGGCGGGAGAAGTACCCCGACGTCGACGTACGCCAGGTCCTCCACCACGGAGAGGCCGTCGAGAACCTCGTGGCGGCTTCTGCCGGAGCCTCGCTGCTGGCGCTGGGAAGCAGGGGACGCGGGGGGTTCCGTTCCCTGGTGCTCGGGTCGACGAGCCACGCCCTGCTGCATCATGCTCAGTGCCCGGTCGCCGTGATCCCGGCGGCCCACAGCTGA
- a CDS encoding universal stress protein, giving the protein MGSEWVVVGYDRSATSEHALEWAASEADARHAPLRIVQVVGDGGTLPSSYVAPGYGVLGDELYPATDPEIFLTIGEQSTTEAADAVRSRHPDVLVETQVLVGEPSIVLLEQSEEAALVVLGDRSHGGLSELLVGSTAAKLAAQGSCPVVIVRPPADHVASGTEAGRVVVGVDGSDLSTAALAFAFAEASSRGLGLTVLHAWATPRHEVPQGPGGPLVESMVVADFEGEELRLTAENLAGFRETYPDVDVRQLLVQRPPADALVAASAGAALLVVGTRGRGGFRARLLGSVSRDVLHGATCPIAVVRGGQAESE; this is encoded by the coding sequence ATGGGCAGCGAGTGGGTCGTCGTCGGCTACGACCGGTCCGCCACGAGCGAGCACGCGCTCGAGTGGGCCGCCAGCGAGGCGGACGCCCGGCACGCGCCGCTTCGGATCGTCCAGGTGGTCGGTGACGGCGGGACCCTGCCGTCCAGCTACGTGGCTCCCGGGTACGGCGTCCTGGGGGACGAGCTCTACCCGGCGACGGACCCGGAGATCTTCCTGACCATCGGCGAGCAGAGCACGACCGAGGCGGCGGACGCCGTACGGTCCCGCCATCCAGACGTCCTGGTCGAGACCCAGGTGCTTGTCGGCGAGCCCTCCATCGTGCTGCTCGAGCAGAGCGAGGAGGCGGCGCTGGTCGTGCTCGGAGACCGCAGCCACGGGGGGCTGAGCGAGCTGCTGGTCGGCTCGACCGCGGCGAAGCTCGCCGCCCAGGGCAGCTGCCCGGTGGTGATCGTGCGTCCGCCGGCCGACCACGTCGCCTCGGGAACGGAGGCCGGCCGCGTGGTCGTCGGCGTCGACGGGTCGGATCTGTCGACCGCGGCGCTCGCCTTCGCCTTCGCCGAGGCCTCCTCACGAGGGCTGGGCCTGACCGTTCTGCACGCCTGGGCCACCCCCCGTCACGAGGTCCCACAAGGTCCTGGTGGCCCACTCGTCGAGAGCATGGTGGTGGCCGACTTCGAGGGCGAGGAGCTGCGGCTCACCGCCGAGAACCTCGCCGGCTTCCGTGAGACGTATCCCGACGTCGACGTCCGTCAGCTGCTGGTCCAGCGCCCGCCCGCGGACGCCCTCGTGGCCGCGTCGGCCGGGGCCGCCCTGCTCGTCGTCGGGACCCGCGGCCGGGGCGGGTTTCGTGCCCGGCTGCTCGGGTCGGTGAGCCGTGACGTGCTGCACGGCGCGACCTGCCCGATCGCCGTCGTCCGCGGCGGCCAGGCCGAGTCGGAGTGA
- a CDS encoding nitroreductase family protein, whose translation MAETPGSGPWSAQPSLDREAIEAVVTAAAWAPSILNCQPWRFHAYQGVVDVFAVPEAAPLHLDPTCREVYLSLGAAVLNLRLAIGAHGRSAAVQVLPTPLDRTLVARVRIGSRAQLSAEEQALYDAIRLRRSSRNPFSDQPVSYEDLMRLQDAASVEGAHLDAVTGRHRSTIVEALHDADREQRSDPAVVHEVRGLTVGRERSDVGVPVESLGPRPLDPSAVTRDLALGQHVPGRPAADFEDEALLAVLLTSADETADWLRAGMALERVLLTATVRGLSVGILSHATEEADLRGVVRDPTTAWRHPQIVLRIGYGDPMPPTPRRPLAEILEVS comes from the coding sequence ATGGCAGAGACTCCCGGATCGGGCCCCTGGTCCGCGCAGCCGAGCCTGGACCGCGAGGCCATCGAGGCCGTGGTCACCGCTGCAGCGTGGGCCCCGTCGATCCTCAACTGCCAGCCCTGGCGCTTCCACGCCTACCAAGGGGTGGTGGACGTCTTCGCGGTTCCCGAGGCTGCCCCCCTGCACCTCGATCCCACGTGCCGCGAGGTCTACCTGAGCCTGGGTGCCGCCGTCCTCAACCTGCGGCTGGCCATCGGTGCCCACGGTCGGTCCGCCGCGGTCCAGGTGCTGCCGACGCCGCTGGACCGCACGCTCGTGGCGCGAGTGCGCATCGGGTCGCGGGCGCAGCTGTCCGCTGAGGAGCAGGCGCTCTACGACGCGATCCGCCTCCGCCGGTCCAGCCGCAACCCGTTCAGCGACCAGCCGGTGTCCTACGAGGACCTGATGCGGCTGCAGGACGCCGCCTCCGTCGAGGGCGCGCACCTGGACGCGGTCACCGGCCGGCACCGGTCGACGATCGTCGAGGCGCTGCACGACGCGGACAGGGAGCAGCGAAGCGACCCCGCGGTCGTCCACGAGGTGCGTGGTCTGACGGTGGGCCGTGAACGCAGCGACGTCGGTGTACCGGTCGAGTCGCTCGGTCCGCGCCCGCTCGACCCGTCGGCGGTGACCCGGGACCTGGCCCTGGGCCAGCACGTGCCGGGGCGCCCGGCGGCCGACTTCGAGGACGAGGCGCTGCTCGCAGTCCTGCTGACCTCGGCGGACGAGACGGCTGACTGGCTGCGGGCCGGGATGGCTCTCGAGCGTGTCCTCCTCACCGCCACCGTGCGCGGCTTGTCGGTCGGCATCCTCTCCCACGCCACCGAGGAGGCCGACCTCCGCGGGGTCGTCCGGGACCCGACGACCGCCTGGCGCCATCCCCAGATCGTGCTGCGGATCGGCTACGGCGACCCGATGCCGCCCACTCCGCGGCGCCCTCTGGCGGAGATCCTCGAGGTCAGCTGA
- a CDS encoding acetyl-CoA hydrolase/transferase C-terminal domain-containing protein — protein sequence MRTVSVQAMVGAVRARGGVPRVVVSGNHATPWPVVAALDEGLAEWTLHMLNPQRGVPVRDGIRLETCFVGPGMRDAPTLAYIPSRLSMLPSLLRTHLPPDVVVLHTSTPRRGRVSMGTEVNILPAAVEAAHAHGGLVVAAMNPRMPYTYGDSVLDLDQVDLAVEIDDELSASTPVPLDDASMEIGARVADRVLDGATIQAGIGLIPDAALAGLASRRELRIWSETIGDGVLALEEKGALDTNVPIGTSFLFGTAELYSWVDRNRRVRMLRTETANNPARIALNPQLVSINSALQVDLHAQANAAHIRSRPFSGFGGQPDFVTGALHSPGGQALIALRSWHPKADVSSIVPYLQTPVTSFQHTAVVTEHGVAELIGRTQEEQARALIEEAADPRAREELRAGARTVGLGAAALG from the coding sequence GTGCGAACGGTGAGTGTGCAGGCCATGGTCGGCGCGGTTCGGGCCAGAGGCGGGGTCCCACGCGTCGTGGTGTCTGGCAACCACGCCACGCCGTGGCCGGTCGTCGCCGCGCTCGACGAGGGACTCGCGGAGTGGACGCTGCACATGCTCAACCCGCAGCGCGGCGTGCCGGTCCGTGACGGGATCCGGCTGGAGACCTGTTTCGTCGGGCCCGGCATGCGGGACGCGCCCACACTGGCCTACATCCCGAGCCGGCTGTCGATGCTCCCGTCCCTCCTTCGCACCCATCTCCCACCGGATGTCGTCGTCCTGCACACGAGCACCCCGAGGCGCGGGCGAGTCTCGATGGGCACCGAGGTGAACATCCTCCCCGCCGCCGTCGAGGCCGCCCACGCCCACGGCGGGCTCGTCGTCGCGGCGATGAACCCCCGGATGCCCTACACCTACGGCGACAGCGTGCTGGACCTCGACCAGGTCGACCTGGCGGTCGAGATCGACGACGAGCTGTCCGCGAGCACGCCCGTGCCGCTGGACGACGCCTCGATGGAGATCGGCGCTCGTGTGGCCGACCGTGTCCTCGACGGGGCGACGATCCAGGCGGGCATCGGTCTCATCCCCGACGCGGCCCTCGCCGGGCTGGCCTCGCGCCGCGAGCTGCGGATCTGGTCGGAGACGATCGGCGACGGCGTTCTCGCCCTGGAGGAGAAGGGCGCGCTCGACACGAACGTGCCGATCGGGACGTCCTTCCTGTTCGGCACCGCGGAGCTGTACTCGTGGGTGGACCGCAACCGGCGCGTGCGGATGCTGCGCACCGAGACGGCGAACAACCCGGCCCGCATCGCGCTCAACCCGCAGCTGGTCTCGATCAACAGCGCGCTGCAGGTGGACCTGCACGCTCAGGCCAACGCGGCGCACATCCGCTCCCGGCCCTTCTCGGGCTTCGGCGGACAGCCGGACTTCGTGACCGGGGCACTGCACTCGCCCGGCGGGCAGGCGCTCATCGCGCTGCGGTCGTGGCACCCGAAGGCCGATGTGAGCAGCATCGTGCCGTATCTGCAGACGCCGGTGACCTCCTTCCAGCACACCGCCGTCGTGACCGAGCACGGTGTCGCCGAGCTCATCGGGCGCACCCAGGAGGAGCAGGCGCGCGCGCTCATCGAGGAGGCGGCCGACCCCCGGGCCAGGGAGGAGCTGCGGGCGGGCGCCAGGACCGTCGGCCTGGGGGCGGCCGCGCTCGGCTGA